The following proteins are co-located in the Armatimonadota bacterium genome:
- a CDS encoding (Fe-S)-binding protein, producing MSELTSHCIRCGFCLESCPTFKISGEESESPRGRIYLIRSAEEQLLDWKADVRPHMDKCLGCRACETACPSGVEYGAIFEIAKSKLVAEDPSFIRKLLLKVLTNRKLADFQFRAAGLLPGRKLPSFMQRFVSHQPAEARIPSPQKLPDWPALDESALPPIRGEVALLSGCVMSVLFDPVHEATERLLRRVGFKAVRVENGCCGALWSHSGYPEEARKSALELAKKLPERTPIIVNSAGCGSTMKEYVHLDQSLAEVGSRVMDISEFLEQNGLLESLQTAKGMESKITYHDACHLVNGQRVSTPPRRLLEAIPGIELVELPEADLCCGSAGTYNVTQPKMARELLDRKWSNIEQTDCKIVVMGNPGCQAWIQQASEEHGSVIKVMHLAEVLESAFSGMRQ from the coding sequence TTGAGCGAGCTGACGAGTCATTGCATCCGATGCGGATTCTGCCTCGAAAGCTGCCCAACGTTCAAAATCTCCGGCGAGGAATCGGAGAGCCCGAGGGGCCGAATCTATCTGATTCGTAGTGCTGAAGAGCAACTTCTGGACTGGAAAGCGGATGTCCGCCCGCATATGGATAAATGCCTGGGCTGCCGTGCGTGCGAAACGGCCTGCCCAAGTGGAGTGGAATATGGCGCGATCTTCGAAATCGCCAAATCGAAGCTGGTTGCCGAGGATCCGAGTTTCATTCGCAAGTTGCTCCTCAAGGTGCTCACGAATCGAAAACTTGCGGATTTTCAGTTCCGTGCTGCGGGGTTGTTGCCAGGCAGGAAACTCCCTTCATTCATGCAGCGATTTGTGAGTCATCAGCCTGCTGAAGCACGGATTCCTTCGCCACAGAAACTACCCGACTGGCCCGCACTTGATGAGTCCGCGCTACCGCCAATCCGGGGAGAAGTTGCCCTGCTGAGCGGCTGCGTGATGTCTGTGTTGTTTGATCCGGTCCACGAGGCGACGGAACGACTGCTGCGCCGGGTTGGGTTCAAAGCAGTGCGAGTAGAGAATGGGTGTTGCGGCGCGCTTTGGTCGCACTCTGGCTACCCTGAAGAAGCGCGCAAGAGTGCGTTGGAACTTGCCAAAAAGTTGCCTGAACGGACGCCAATCATCGTGAACTCGGCGGGATGCGGAAGCACGATGAAGGAATACGTCCACCTCGATCAGTCTCTGGCTGAAGTAGGGAGTAGGGTGATGGATATCAGCGAGTTTCTGGAGCAAAATGGTCTCCTCGAATCGCTTCAGACCGCGAAAGGAATGGAGTCAAAGATCACTTACCACGACGCGTGCCATCTGGTGAATGGCCAACGAGTATCGACCCCGCCCAGAAGGCTCTTGGAAGCAATTCCAGGCATCGAATTGGTGGAATTGCCGGAAGCCGATCTTTGTTGTGGAAGTGCTGGAACATACAACGTGACTCAGCCCAAAATGGCCCGCGAACTACTCGATCGGAAGTGGTCCAATATCGAACAAACAGATTGCAAAATTGTGGTCATGGGCAATCCTGGGTGCCAAGCCTGGATTCAGCAAGCGAGCGAGGAGCATGGCTCTGTCATCAAGGTGATGCACCTTGCCGAGGTCCTAGAATCCGCGTTTTCGGGAATGAGGCAATGA
- a CDS encoding dicarboxylate/amino acid:cation symporter: protein MKSNSRFHLIGWGLVAGIAFGMIARATLGSENATLGWAVSEIFKPLGQLFLRLIFMVVVPLLFSSLILGIADLGEVRVLGRLGIKSLLMTVVLSSVAVILAIAAVNLVQPGSGISPEQSAKIAATFGKPDDAAASVEKSKEAKGVLQTIVEFVPENPLESASQPKLGGMLPFMVFAVFFGVGLLKLEPEKALPVKQFFEGILGVSLNLIDMAMKFAPIGVFALIFATTATLGVDALMALGKYAALVLVVLALHLFGTYSLAIAAIAKRLPAWFFSNVRGVMLTAFATSSSNATLPTALKAGEENLGIPRPVNSFVLTLGATANQNGTALFEGVTVLFLAQLFGIPLGIPQQLTVVGLAILAGVGTAGVPGGSWPMIAAICATVGIPPGAIAICMGVDRVLDMSRTVVNVVGDLTIATCVSAMEPMESTAAEAAS from the coding sequence ATGAAATCCAATTCCCGGTTTCACTTGATCGGTTGGGGCCTTGTCGCTGGCATCGCATTCGGCATGATCGCCCGCGCAACCTTAGGTAGCGAAAACGCAACTTTGGGATGGGCTGTTTCCGAGATCTTCAAGCCACTTGGGCAGCTCTTTCTTCGGCTGATCTTTATGGTCGTTGTGCCGCTCTTGTTCAGCTCGCTCATCCTTGGGATCGCAGATCTTGGCGAAGTTCGCGTTCTCGGCCGGTTGGGAATCAAGTCCCTGCTGATGACGGTGGTTCTAAGCTCTGTCGCGGTGATATTGGCGATTGCAGCGGTCAACCTCGTCCAGCCGGGATCGGGCATTTCGCCCGAACAATCAGCGAAGATCGCAGCTACTTTCGGCAAACCTGACGATGCTGCTGCTAGCGTTGAGAAATCAAAGGAAGCCAAAGGTGTGCTCCAGACCATCGTTGAATTCGTTCCTGAAAACCCGCTGGAATCTGCATCACAGCCCAAGCTCGGCGGAATGCTGCCATTCATGGTGTTTGCGGTTTTCTTCGGAGTCGGGTTGCTCAAACTCGAACCCGAGAAAGCGCTTCCAGTCAAGCAGTTCTTTGAAGGAATTTTAGGGGTCTCGCTCAACCTCATCGATATGGCGATGAAGTTCGCCCCAATTGGCGTTTTTGCGTTGATCTTTGCCACTACGGCAACACTTGGAGTAGACGCGTTGATGGCTCTGGGCAAATATGCTGCTCTTGTATTGGTGGTCCTCGCGCTTCACCTTTTTGGTACTTACTCACTGGCTATTGCAGCGATTGCGAAGCGCTTGCCCGCCTGGTTCTTTTCAAACGTGCGCGGCGTCATGCTCACGGCATTTGCGACGAGCAGTAGCAATGCGACGCTCCCAACCGCATTGAAAGCCGGCGAAGAAAATCTTGGAATTCCACGACCTGTGAATTCCTTTGTGCTGACTCTCGGCGCCACCGCGAACCAGAATGGAACCGCACTCTTTGAAGGTGTGACCGTGCTCTTCTTGGCCCAACTCTTTGGGATTCCGCTTGGAATTCCTCAGCAGCTCACCGTTGTTGGGCTGGCGATTTTGGCCGGTGTAGGCACCGCTGGTGTTCCCGGTGGATCGTGGCCGATGATCGCGGCCATTTGTGCGACGGTCGGGATTCCTCCTGGAGCGATTGCAATCTGCATGGGTGTGGACCGGGTGCTCGACATGAGCCGAACCGTGGTCAATGTTGTAGGAGATTTGACCATCGCAACCTGTGTCTCAGCAATGGAGCCGATGGAATCGACCGCTGCCGAGGCTGCCAGCTAG
- the fabZ gene encoding 3-hydroxyacyl-ACP dehydratase FabZ, translated as MNITEIMESLPHRYPMLLVDRIEDMQAESCVGIKNVTMNESFFQGHYPGNPIMPGVLIIEAMAQAGAVILLSNEEYKGCTPVIGAIDDVKFRRPVVPGDQLRTTVELLWIKRGIGKIRCVAKVEDEQAASMEMTFKLIKKGEKASE; from the coding sequence ATGAACATTACCGAAATCATGGAGAGCCTGCCGCATCGCTATCCGATGCTGCTCGTGGACAGGATTGAAGACATGCAAGCCGAAAGCTGCGTGGGAATCAAGAACGTCACTATGAACGAGTCTTTCTTCCAAGGCCACTACCCCGGAAACCCGATCATGCCGGGAGTGTTGATCATTGAGGCCATGGCGCAGGCTGGAGCCGTGATCTTGCTCAGCAACGAAGAGTACAAAGGTTGCACTCCGGTGATTGGTGCCATCGATGACGTCAAGTTCCGGCGACCGGTCGTCCCAGGCGATCAGCTTCGAACGACCGTCGAACTACTTTGGATCAAGCGCGGAATTGGCAAAATCCGATGCGTCGCGAAGGTTGAAGACGAGCAAGCTGCCAGCATGGAAATGACGTTCAAATTGATCAAGAAGGGAGAGAAGGCCTCCGAATAG
- a CDS encoding GGDEF domain-containing protein: MSENPKIAWLHAVFAELGIRTTDGISPWTAEGYPVLVPLPEGEQLILDLPEPGLLSNLDPNLIGVAVTDGYGRIKRTWGLASRLELLSAGSTLLETPLANLVEAAAQRGEGGCLFLDGYRFYSASSRAGRTRDVLLLVTDAQEELKIRASSTQNARSAELFRRIGKALAMHQTLDELSVLAVHEIASACGLAAVLLWGKGTDEDKLNLKAHVGVNRQGARLLETLEPESKVSCTAELVAMKRQPFWTSNVSEGLLTNQLEAKFCYLKPKGMGCLPLTIGDKVIGILEVVGREEDTGFLEAKELFETLAEHLALALNTALMFESVERMASFDPMTGIANHRALQEFMTSRVSESERTGTQLGVLMIDVDHFRAFNEEEGHDAGDFVLKEVAKKIKDTLRPYDLPARYGGEEFSAVLPGLDLHYSTEVAERLRRAIESIEYLSPNGRSRHVTASIGVASYPETARDCQSLLKAADVALFKAKRAGRNRVVYYEGQFKEEPKVTDLEDTSWLEDWLREDERKISDALWEYLRPYAKHVSEQLALSKNQQQILENLIKVYPGYRRMMAENDPELMRSLELAAEFRPLLPSLMTMNERFDGTGPMQMKAQKIPLLARVLSALITLAEDQGEPLVRDPARFDPEIVTMITEVSEAA, translated from the coding sequence TTGAGCGAAAATCCGAAGATCGCGTGGTTGCACGCCGTCTTTGCGGAATTAGGAATCAGGACAACGGATGGCATTTCGCCTTGGACGGCGGAAGGATATCCAGTATTGGTTCCACTTCCAGAAGGCGAGCAGCTGATATTGGATCTTCCGGAACCAGGTCTTCTCAGCAATCTAGATCCGAACTTGATCGGGGTTGCTGTGACCGACGGTTACGGCAGAATAAAGAGGACTTGGGGCCTTGCGTCCCGTCTTGAGCTCCTTTCTGCCGGCTCCACCCTCCTCGAAACTCCTTTAGCCAACCTCGTTGAAGCTGCTGCGCAACGTGGCGAAGGCGGTTGCCTGTTCCTTGACGGCTATCGGTTCTACAGCGCTTCTTCGCGCGCGGGACGTACACGCGATGTGCTCCTGTTGGTGACCGATGCCCAGGAAGAACTCAAAATCCGAGCAAGCTCAACCCAAAATGCACGCTCGGCAGAGCTCTTCCGAAGGATCGGCAAAGCCCTCGCCATGCACCAGACGCTCGACGAGTTGTCCGTTCTGGCGGTCCACGAAATCGCCAGCGCTTGCGGACTGGCCGCCGTTCTGCTCTGGGGCAAAGGCACCGACGAAGACAAGCTCAACCTAAAAGCTCACGTCGGCGTCAACCGGCAAGGCGCCCGATTGCTCGAAACGCTTGAACCTGAATCGAAGGTTTCATGCACGGCAGAACTTGTCGCCATGAAGCGGCAACCGTTCTGGACGTCGAACGTCAGCGAAGGGTTGCTCACAAACCAGCTGGAAGCAAAATTCTGCTACCTCAAGCCGAAAGGGATGGGTTGCTTGCCACTCACCATTGGCGATAAGGTGATTGGAATTTTGGAGGTTGTGGGCCGCGAGGAAGACACGGGATTCCTGGAAGCGAAGGAGCTGTTCGAGACCCTCGCCGAGCACCTAGCGCTTGCCTTGAACACCGCGTTGATGTTCGAGAGTGTCGAGCGTATGGCGAGCTTTGACCCGATGACGGGAATTGCAAATCACCGTGCGCTCCAAGAGTTCATGACCTCGCGTGTGAGCGAATCAGAGCGAACGGGCACCCAGCTCGGCGTCTTGATGATCGACGTGGACCACTTCCGTGCGTTCAACGAAGAAGAAGGCCATGATGCCGGAGACTTCGTGCTTAAGGAAGTAGCCAAGAAGATCAAAGACACATTGCGGCCTTATGACCTTCCCGCGCGCTATGGCGGCGAGGAATTTAGCGCGGTGCTACCAGGTCTAGATCTGCACTACAGCACCGAAGTTGCTGAACGCCTCCGCCGTGCCATCGAGTCCATCGAATACTTGAGTCCGAATGGTCGCTCCAGACACGTGACCGCCTCAATCGGTGTCGCAAGCTATCCGGAGACGGCAAGAGATTGCCAATCTCTGCTGAAGGCTGCGGATGTCGCGCTGTTCAAGGCCAAGAGGGCTGGACGAAATCGCGTAGTGTATTACGAGGGTCAATTTAAGGAAGAGCCGAAGGTCACGGACCTCGAAGACACCTCGTGGCTCGAAGATTGGCTGCGTGAAGATGAACGCAAAATTAGCGATGCGCTGTGGGAATATCTGCGGCCGTATGCTAAGCATGTGAGCGAGCAACTTGCCCTCAGCAAGAACCAACAGCAGATATTGGAGAACCTCATCAAGGTCTATCCTGGTTATCGCCGCATGATGGCCGAGAACGATCCCGAGTTGATGCGCTCATTGGAACTGGCCGCTGAATTCCGGCCGTTGCTCCCAAGCCTCATGACGATGAACGAGCGCTTCGACGGCACCGGACCAATGCAGATGAAGGCGCAAAAGATCCCGTTACTTGCCCGCGTTCTTTCCGCCCTGATCACGCTTGCAGAAGATCAAGGCGAACCACTCGTGCGCGATCCTGCCCGGTTTGATCCCGAAATCGTGACGATGATTACCGAAGTGAGTGAAGCGGCTTAG
- the lpxA gene encoding acyl-ACP--UDP-N-acetylglucosamine O-acyltransferase produces the protein MANIHSSAVVHSSAQLADDVIIGPFCYVEADVVLGPGTVLDSHVTVKSGTTLGKNNRVLQGAILGGDPQDRRFEGEPSYVIIGDDNVIREYVTIHRSKYPGKQTTVGDRNYLMAFVHLGHDCNITDDVTITNNVGCAGHVTIEPMANIGGMAGIHQWTRVGRSSMVAGMARITRDVPPFCIVEGDNHVADINAVGLRRIGVSQDARRSLHKAVKLLFKSQLGLTHAMEIVRRDVELTPEVEYMLQFEQRRFSGKNGRGDQP, from the coding sequence GTGGCAAACATTCATTCTTCTGCGGTAGTCCACTCCTCGGCGCAGCTCGCCGACGATGTCATCATTGGACCTTTTTGCTACGTCGAGGCAGACGTTGTGCTTGGGCCTGGAACCGTTCTTGATTCGCACGTAACGGTCAAATCGGGCACGACGCTCGGCAAGAATAATCGCGTCCTGCAAGGTGCGATTCTCGGTGGTGATCCGCAAGACCGCCGATTTGAAGGAGAACCGAGCTATGTGATCATTGGCGACGATAATGTAATCCGCGAATACGTCACGATCCATCGGTCCAAATATCCTGGCAAGCAGACTACCGTCGGAGATCGAAATTATTTGATGGCTTTTGTCCATCTTGGGCATGACTGCAATATCACCGACGACGTGACGATCACCAATAATGTTGGGTGCGCAGGACACGTGACCATCGAGCCGATGGCGAACATCGGTGGCATGGCGGGGATTCACCAATGGACCCGCGTCGGGCGATCTTCCATGGTTGCCGGCATGGCTAGAATCACACGCGATGTCCCGCCATTTTGTATCGTGGAAGGCGACAATCACGTCGCCGATATCAACGCTGTGGGCCTGCGCCGAATCGGGGTCTCTCAGGATGCCCGCCGGTCTTTGCACAAGGCAGTCAAGCTTCTTTTTAAGAGTCAACTCGGGCTCACTCACGCGATGGAAATTGTCCGGCGAGACGTCGAATTGACTCCCGAAGTTGAGTACATGTTGCAGTTTGAGCAACGAAGATTTTCTGGAAAGAACGGTCGCGGCGATCAACCTTGA
- a CDS encoding 30S ribosomal protein S18, whose product MSNETTPTPTKESPDVASISGGEDKDSQFSAASAASQILRDKEGDVRPKGRRRRKVSYLTLQKIDHVDYKDVAILKRFLNERGKMLPTRQTGNTAKQQRMVSIAIRRAREMALLPFVVIDPPADRPFKPRTPRGDRHSDSN is encoded by the coding sequence ATGAGCAATGAAACCACTCCGACGCCGACTAAAGAGAGTCCAGACGTTGCGTCGATCTCCGGTGGCGAAGACAAGGACTCACAGTTTTCAGCAGCTTCAGCTGCTTCGCAGATTTTGCGCGACAAGGAAGGAGACGTTCGACCAAAGGGCCGACGCCGCCGAAAAGTCAGCTATCTCACCCTTCAAAAGATTGATCACGTGGACTACAAGGACGTGGCAATTCTCAAGCGATTCCTGAACGAGCGCGGCAAGATGTTGCCAACACGCCAGACCGGAAACACCGCAAAGCAACAACGAATGGTTTCTATCGCCATCCGACGTGCGCGAGAAATGGCTCTGCTTCCGTTTGTTGTGATCGATCCACCAGCCGATCGGCCATTCAAGCCACGTACTCCACGCGGCGACCGACATTCCGACAGCAACTAA
- a CDS encoding FAD-binding oxidoreductase, with the protein MFRPQTVEDLSNWVKEQSAVHFVPTREQPCNLDLAGLTSPMRIEKSDFFGCFSAGIPFEVAAKELEKLGLGFPFLPVDRSLTLGDLVNSGMPNIWSTPLGEWPYSVMAIQFMLADGSVAKSGANVAKSVAGFDLHKFIVGAMGTVAIPLEITFQLVPLQVVPDRNVAQVPNSTWVQRVLPADYELASQNSPLFTNPEFQTIWFANRPSRRFDGDWIRRLDGRAGDPLSNPKIFDRIKQVFDPSHKLSPGILEAV; encoded by the coding sequence ATGTTTCGTCCGCAAACCGTCGAAGATTTATCGAATTGGGTGAAAGAGCAGTCTGCTGTGCACTTTGTGCCGACACGCGAGCAACCGTGCAATTTGGATTTAGCCGGTTTGACCAGTCCAATGAGGATCGAGAAGTCGGACTTTTTCGGCTGTTTTTCGGCGGGAATCCCGTTCGAAGTGGCCGCAAAGGAACTTGAAAAACTCGGGCTAGGATTTCCGTTCTTGCCGGTCGATCGCTCACTAACTTTGGGCGATCTGGTCAATTCGGGCATGCCCAACATCTGGTCGACCCCGCTGGGCGAATGGCCGTATTCGGTGATGGCGATCCAGTTCATGCTCGCGGACGGCAGTGTCGCAAAGTCGGGTGCAAACGTCGCGAAGAGCGTCGCCGGCTTTGACCTCCACAAATTCATCGTAGGCGCGATGGGAACAGTCGCAATTCCACTCGAGATTACGTTCCAATTGGTTCCACTGCAGGTCGTGCCCGACCGAAACGTCGCCCAGGTTCCAAATTCAACCTGGGTGCAAAGAGTGTTGCCAGCGGACTATGAATTGGCGAGCCAAAATTCACCACTTTTCACGAATCCAGAATTTCAAACGATTTGGTTTGCAAATCGTCCTTCCCGTCGCTTCGACGGAGACTGGATTCGGCGGCTGGACGGCCGAGCGGGCGATCCATTATCAAACCCGAAGATCTTTGATCGGATCAAGCAGGTTTTTGACCCAAGCCACAAGTTAAGTCCTGGCATTTTGGAGGCGGTTTGA
- the tsaE gene encoding tRNA (adenosine(37)-N6)-threonylcarbamoyltransferase complex ATPase subunit type 1 TsaE, translating into MSERVFDVASESDMLQLGAALAKEWQTGDCVLLIGDLGAGKTTLVRGVLQSLGVVEGVRSPTFNLMQIFDTQPPVMHADLYRLDTAMGIGMEEFFADHLCLIEWPDRAEGLVDSEQCFVVRIDFAGSGRRVTVSR; encoded by the coding sequence ATGAGCGAGCGCGTTTTCGATGTCGCGAGCGAATCCGACATGTTGCAACTTGGAGCGGCGCTCGCCAAAGAGTGGCAGACGGGTGATTGCGTGCTCCTCATTGGAGACTTGGGCGCGGGAAAGACGACGCTCGTTCGAGGAGTGTTGCAGTCTTTGGGAGTTGTCGAAGGAGTCCGATCTCCGACTTTCAACTTGATGCAGATTTTTGACACTCAGCCACCGGTAATGCACGCTGATTTGTACCGACTGGATACCGCCATGGGAATCGGCATGGAAGAGTTCTTTGCAGATCACTTGTGCCTGATCGAATGGCCCGACCGCGCGGAAGGTTTGGTCGATTCAGAACAGTGCTTCGTGGTCAGAATCGACTTCGCCGGTAGTGGGCGACGAGTAACCGTCAGCCGCTAA